In a single window of the Gossypium hirsutum isolate 1008001.06 chromosome D02, Gossypium_hirsutum_v2.1, whole genome shotgun sequence genome:
- the LOC107939959 gene encoding protein GOLVEN 6 — MELIGGIFIAVFCFSFFALQTPCTSLQIQRQSSSEQGKGVELAPPTVQLPRKLRFAEEVALQGNVAQAQHSISSTKKLEDVKGKAKQKEEATVHGNRGRRQQWKEGGPDLSHYLTMDYSNVRRRRPIHNKSFPVAP; from the exons ATGGAGCTGATAGGAGGAATCTTCATTGCTGTGTTTTGTTTTAGCTTTTTTGCACTGCAAACACCTTGTACTTCCCTGCAAATCCAGCGGCAATCATCAAGTGAACAAG GAAAAGGAGTTGAGCTCGCCCCACCCACAGTTCAACTGCCTAGGAAACTCAGATTCGCTGAGGAAGTAGCA TTACAAGGAAATGTAGCTCAAGCTCAACATTCGATTTCAAGCACCAAGAAGCTGGAAGATGTTAAAG GCAAAGCAAAGCAGAAAGAGGAAGCAACAGTGCATGGAAATCGTGGAAGAAGGCAACAATGGAAGGAAGGAGGGCCCGACCTTTCACATTATTTGACAATGGATTATTCCAATGTAAGAAGACGACGTCCCATACATAACAAGTCCTTCCCAGTTGCTCCTTGA
- the LOC107936434 gene encoding putative pentatricopeptide repeat-containing protein At1g13630, whose protein sequence is MLNKWKPFSFLAKPHFCSLLSSLTFFKPSVSVARLVEEEPSLSHSPKDPVSEILSGLKKMGFRRFLAGDYFRNVVLSLDQLQVDKIINSLRVESPDFAVVFFDLMRNEYWFRHSRFSRFVVAHVLAGQRRHKELRFVVEQMLKEEGSGSAPSLCELLLNGFRDWDQKSLVWDMLAFVYSRFEMVHDALYVLAKMKDLKLRASILTYNSLLYNLRHAYIMWDVYNEIKVAGATQSKQTNSIVIDGLCSQSKLQDAVSFLRETEAKGLGPSVVSLNTIMSRYCKLGFTDVAKSFFCMMLKYGLLPDVYSYNILIHGLCIAGSMEEALEFTSDMEKHGVEPDIVTYNILMKGFDLLGQMGGAWMVIQRMLDKGLNPDVVTYMMLICGHCQNGNVEEGLKLQEEMLSRGFQLSALSYSVLLSSLCKIGQVHEALVLFYEMENHGVEPDHITYSILIHGLCKQGEVQSALLLYKEMCSKSIPPNSHSAGAILLSLCKNGMVLEARMYFDSLVMNDSAHDIVLYNIMIDGYVKHGNLEEAVELYRLITEKGITPTTVTFNSLIYGFCKRRNFTEARRLMETIRLLGLEPTAVTYTTLMNAYCKNGNLRCMMELLQEMHANCIRPTHVTYTVIIKGLCKQQKLQEAVQLLEDMRIKGLNPDQVTYNTIIQCFCKARNIKTAFKLLNEMWLNNLEPTPVTYSILINGLCVYGNLKDANKLLISLHEQNIKLTRVGYTQIIKAHCMKGDVHCAFTFFHLMMEMGFEISIKDYTALINRLCKRCLITEAQQFFSIMLFHGISPDQEICEALLNAYQQCGDIISGYQMLALTIKAGLLPRR, encoded by the exons ATGCTGAATAAATGGAAACCCTTCAGTTTCCTAGCAAAACCTCATTTTTGCTCCCTTCTTTCTTCCCTAACATTCTTCAAACCTTCAGTCTCCGTTGCCAGGCTGGTAGAAGAAGAGCCCTCTCTTTCCCACTCTCCTAAAGACCCTGTTTCCGAGATCCTTTCTGGGTTGAAAAAAATGGGCTTTAGGAGGTTTTTAGCTGGGGATTACTTTAGGAACGTTGTTTTGAGTTTGGATCAGTTACAggttgataaaattataaattctctGAGAGTTGAAAGCCCTGATTTTGCAGTAGTTTTCTTTGATTTAATGAGGAATGAGTATTGGTTTCGGCATTCGAGGTTTTCTCGGTTCGTTGTGGCCCATGTTTTGGCGGGACAGAGGCGGCACAAAGAGTTGCGGTTTGTTGTCGAACAAATGTTAAAAGAGGAAG GCTCTGGCTCTGCTCCTTCACTTTGTGAGCTCCTTTTGAATGGCTTTAGAGACTGGGACCAGAAAAGTTTAGTATGGGATATGTTGGCTTTTGTTTATTCAAGATTTGAGATGGTTCACGATGCTCTCTATGTTCTTGCGAAGATGAAGGACCTCAAATTGCGTGCTTCAATTCTGACCTATAATAGTCTTTTATACAATTTGAGGCATGCTTATATCATGTGGGACGTTTATAATGAAATCAAAGTTGCTGGAGCTACTCAGAGCAAGCAAACTAATTCTATAGTCATAGATGGCCTTTGTAGCCAATCCAAGCTACAAGATGCAGTTTCATTCCTGCGAGAGACTGAAGCAAAGGGGCTCGGTCCTTCTGTTGTTTCATTAAATACAATTATGTCAAGATATTGCAAATTAGGCTTCACTGATGTTGCAAAATCATTTTTTTGCATGATGCTTAAGTATGGACTACTTCCTGATGTGTATAGTTATAATATTCTTATTCATGGACTTTGTATAGCTGGTTCCATGGAGGAAGCATTAGAGTTCACAAGTGACATGGAGAAGCATGGTGTAGAGCCTGATATAGTGACATATAACATTCTCATGAAAGGATTCGATCTACTTGGTCAGATGGGTGGGGCTTGGATGGTCATTCAAAGAATGCTAGATAAAGGGTTGAATCCAGATGTTGTAACATATATGATGCTCATATGTGGCCACTGTCAGAATGGGAATGTCGAGGAAGGATTAAAGTTGCAGGAAGAGATGCTTTCACGTGGATTTCAGTTGAGTGCCCTCTCATACAGCGTATTGCTCAGCAGTTTGTGTAAGATCGGACAGGTTCATGAGGCCCTGGTGTTGTTTTATGAAATGGAAAATCATGGTGTGGAACCAGATCATATAACATATTCCATCCTTATTCATGGGCTCTGCAAGCAAGGAGAAGTGCAAAGCGCTCTTCTACTGTACAAAGAAATGTGCTCAAAGAGCATTCCCCCAAATTCACATTCAGCTGGGGCCATTCTATTGAGTTTATGTAAGAATGGGATGGTATTGGAGGCAAGAATGTATTTTGATTCTCTGGTAATGAATGACTCTGCCCATGATATTGTTCTCTATAATATTATGATTGATGGGTATGTGAAGCATGGCAATCTTGAGGAGGCTGTAGAGTTATATAGGCTAATAACTGAAAAAGGGATTACTCCTACTACAGTAACTTTTAATTCTCTCATTTATGGGTTCTGCAAAAGAAGAAACTTTACTGAGGCAAGAAGATTGATGGAGACTATAAGGTTGCTTGGCTTGGAACCAACTGCTGTGACATACACCACTCTTATGAATGCATATTGCAAAAATGGAAATCTGCGCTGCATGATGGAGTTGCTTCAAGAAATGCATGCAAACTGTATCAGGCCAACTCATGTTACTTACACTGTAATTATCAAAGGGCTATGCAAACAgcagaagttacaagaagctgtCCAATTGCTTGAGGATATGCGTATTAAGGGTCTAAACCCAGATCAAGTAACATACAATACCATCATACAATGCTTCTGCAAAGCTCGGAACATTAAAACTGCTTTtaagttacttaatgaaatgtGGCTAAATAATCTTGAGCCTACACCAGTTACATATAGCATTCTTATAAATGGTCTCTGTGTATATGGTAACCTTAAGGATGCTAATAAGTTGCTGATTTCTCTTCATGAACAAAATATCAAATTGACCAGAGTTGGTTACACTCAAATAATCAAAGCACATTGTATGAAGGGTGATGTGCACTGTGCATTCACGTTTTTCCACCTAATGATGGAGATGGGctttgaaatttcaataaaagATTATACTGCACTTATCAATAGACTGTGCAAAAGGTGTTTGATAACTGAGGCTCAACAGTTTTTCTCTATCATGTTATTTCATGGCATTTCTCCAGatcaagaaatttgtgaagctttgCTCAATGCTTACCAGCAATGTGGTGATATCATATCTGGTTATCAAATGCTTGCATTGACAATCAAAGCTGGCTTACTTCCTCGGAGATAA
- the LOC107936456 gene encoding alpha/beta hydrolase domain-containing protein 17B produces the protein MGTATSSMAAKFAFFPPNPPSYNITVDEASGKMRFSDVNYQRDNVDVLKLSTKRGNEIVAMYVKNPSASLTVLYSHGNAADIGQMYHIFTELSVHLNVNLMGYDYSGYGQSSGKPSEQDTYADIEAANKCLEEMYGIKQEDTILYGQSVGSGPALELAIRLPHLRAVILHSPILSGLRVMYPVKRTLWFDIYKNIDKIPLVDCPVLVIHGTEDEVVNFSHGKQLWELCKEKYEPLWLKGGNHCDLELYPEYLRHLRKFISAIEKLQRPRDAPDLKPKDQTEQASNNVTEQSKEKSRPSIDYREKGRPSFGHREKSRLSTDSRDKARASIDKREKSRKSIDRSFKARNSTDHSERARNSFDRLGDMVRSVGLCNVDCLKQTAAEV, from the exons ATGGGGACTGCAACATCATCCATGGCAGCCAAGTTTGCATTTTTCCCGCCGAACCCGCCTTCCTACAACATAACTGTGGATGAAGCAAGTGGGAAAATGAGGTTCTCAGATGTTAATTACCAGAGAGATAACGTGGATGTATTGAAGCTGAGTACCAAGAGAGGGAATGAGATTGTGGCTATGTATGTGAAGAACCCATCTGCTTCACTCACAGTGCTATATTCTCATGGAAACGCTGCTGATATTGGTCAGATGTATcatattttcactgagctcagtgtCCACCTTAATGTTAATCTTATGGG ATATGATTACTCAGGATATGGACAATCCAGTGGAAAG CCAAGTGAGCAAGACACATACGCAGACATAGAGGCAGCTAACAAATGCTTGGAAGAGATGTATGGAATAAAACAGGAAGACACAATATTGTATGGGCAATCAGTTGGGAGTGGACCTGCTTTAGAACTAGCCATTCGGTTGCCTCACTTGAGGGCTGTAATTCTCCACAGTCCAATCTTGTCTGGCCTTCGTGTCATGTATCCAGTCAAGCGTACATTATGGTTTGACATTTATAAG AACATTGATAAAATTCCTCTAGTTGACTGCCCTGTTTTGGTAATTCAT GGAACTGAAGATGAAGTGGTGAACTTCTCTCATGGGAAGCAACTTTGGGAACTATGCAAAGAGAAGTATGAACCTTTGTGGCTCAAAGGGGGAAACCATTGTGATTTGGAACTCTACCCTGAGTACTTAAGGCACCTTAGGAAGTTCATATCGGCCATTGAGAAGCTTCAACGTCCCCGCGATGCACCGGACCTGAAACCTAAGGATCAGACAGAGCAAGCTTCGAACAATGTTACCGAGCAAAGCAAGGAGAAATCCAGGCCAAGCATTGACTATAGAGAAAAGGGTAGGCCAAGTTTTGGGCATAGAGAAAAATCCAGGCTAAGCACAGACAGTAGAGACAAAGCAAGAGCCAGCATTGACAAAAGAGAGAAATCAAGAAAGAGCATTGATCGCAGTTTCAAAGCTAGGAACAGCACTGATCATTCAGAGAGAGCAAGAAACAGTTTTGACCG GCTGGGAGATATGGTACGATCTGTTGGATTGTGCAATGTTGATTGTTTGAAGCAGACAGCAGCTGAGGTTTGA